A genomic segment from Meleagris gallopavo isolate NT-WF06-2002-E0010 breed Aviagen turkey brand Nicholas breeding stock chromosome 25, Turkey_5.1, whole genome shotgun sequence encodes:
- the CLIC4 gene encoding chloride intracellular channel protein 4 isoform X2, translated as MILWLKGVVFSVTTVDLKRKPADLQNLAPGTHPPFITYNGEVKTDVNKIEEFLEEVLAPPKYLKLSPKHPESYTAGMDIFAKFSAFIKNSRPEANEGLERGLLKTLQKLDEYLNSPLPDEIDENSMEDITVSTRKFLDGNEMTLADCNLLPKLHIVKVVAKKYRNFEIPKEMTGIWRYLTNAYSRDEFTNTCPGDKEIEIAYSDVAKRLTK; from the exons AAAACCAGCAGACCTTCAGAATTTGGCTCCAGGCACTCATCCACCCTTTATAACTTACAATGGTGAAGTGAAAACAGATGTGAACAAGATTGAAGAGTTCCTGGAAGAAGTTTTGGCTCCGCCAAA ATACCTGAAACTTTCTCCAAAGCACCCTGAGTCCTACACTGCTGGAATGGATATTTTTGCcaaattttctgcatttatcAAAAATTCCAGACCGGAGGCTAACGAAG GCTTAGAACGTGGCCTCTTGAAAACCCTCCAGAAATTGGATGAGTACCTGAACTCTCCCCTTCCTGACGAGATAGATGAAAACAGCATGGAGGATATTACAGTTTCTACCCGCAAGTTTTTGGATGGCAATGAGATGACACTAGCAGACTGCAACCTGCTGCCCAAACTGCACATTGTGAAG GTGGTGGCCAAAAAATATCGCAACTTTGAGATTCCCAAGGAAATGACGGGGATTTGGAGATACCTGACCAATGCTTACAGCAGGGATGAGTTCACCAATACCTGTCCTGGAgacaaagaaattgaaatagCTTACAGTGATGTAGCCAAGAGACTCACTAAGTAA
- the CLIC4 gene encoding chloride intracellular channel protein 4 isoform X1 has product MILWLKGVVFSVTTVDLKRKPADLQNLAPGTHPPFITYNGEVKTDVNKIEEFLEEVLAPPKYLKLSPKHPESYTAGMDIFAKFSAFIKNSRPEANEGLERGLLKTLQKLDEYLNSPLPDEIDENSMEDITVSTRKFLDGNEMTLADCNLLPKLHIVKMEPQIKLLPGCWSVFFGEDRIKGCVRQRAVGSGHIPEGRVLQNVMNVLEEQQSERMRRDGEVLRVCQFVT; this is encoded by the exons AAAACCAGCAGACCTTCAGAATTTGGCTCCAGGCACTCATCCACCCTTTATAACTTACAATGGTGAAGTGAAAACAGATGTGAACAAGATTGAAGAGTTCCTGGAAGAAGTTTTGGCTCCGCCAAA ATACCTGAAACTTTCTCCAAAGCACCCTGAGTCCTACACTGCTGGAATGGATATTTTTGCcaaattttctgcatttatcAAAAATTCCAGACCGGAGGCTAACGAAG GCTTAGAACGTGGCCTCTTGAAAACCCTCCAGAAATTGGATGAGTACCTGAACTCTCCCCTTCCTGACGAGATAGATGAAAACAGCATGGAGGATATTACAGTTTCTACCCGCAAGTTTTTGGATGGCAATGAGATGACACTAGCAGACTGCAACCTGCTGCCCAAACTGCACATTGTGAAG ATGGAGCCACAGATTAAGCTTCTGCCTGGGTGCTGGAGTGTTTTCTTTGGTGAGGACAGAATTAAAGGCTGTGTGAGGCAGCGCGCTGTCGGGTCTGGGCATATCCCAGAGGGACGGGTTCTGCAGAATGTGATGAATGTGTTGGAAGAGCAACAGAGCGAGAGAATGAGGAGGGATGGAGAAGTGCTTCGAGTCTGTCAGTTCGTAACCTAA